One stretch of Rosistilla oblonga DNA includes these proteins:
- a CDS encoding multiheme c-type cytochrome produces MNRRVIAALMALASVVHSVHGQSPMPYGGDVAMRPGIGLTSDDQVPEIPGEVLSQLPPGCTTTWSGRPSSAQLMMPQVAPQAAGGAAPAAVDPYTAASNSAGRAVHMIHGSYRYDAASVPDNSIRAQLAAAHRMAQLEKDDPLAPADDPLSLGGDDDPLGGLGPRNRRSRGGGGDKGADAPKAKKTPDPHEALWAEDCYPSAATCAKCHPKHYEDWRASSHAYAGISPMFQVFEQLISELSQGTVGYFCVRCHMPVATQMKSIERSTTILDAPVVIREGITCIACHRVNEMYNKVNGARRVEPGDIHAPVYGNVGGAGVNQAIAEKDKHKLKLSPDDKGPGQAMHLEGRFFEPLSRSEFCMPCHQVAVHPGIALEVVWNQYRNSPAWKNGVSCQDCHMGHTPGKAYGYSCEPIAELAGKPFGPPRKFSNHNFWGPNYSIAHPGVFPHNPKADRWSPREWLSFDWRAGWGTEDFERSIRGVQGMHFPPPWDDADDRRDARKIIDSNLKRAVEKRDSGIATLSAAVRLDGPHLKSQPRVNKPLNFKIHVHNGSDGHNLPTASLGAQPQQWLNVTLIDPFGRIVWETGYLDSNGDLAELMSEDVANGKIRPDYQLFNLQTKFLITNVKGPDREFPLPVNVDVDQIPFLRPGNVPFSVLNHPPFIRMEAHSIPPDGVKTASYRIPADAFRQPGTYRISARFRARLEPPYFMRLCKSTPEMIRRMNEQIMDIAPQTTEIFVR; encoded by the coding sequence ATGAATCGACGAGTTATAGCGGCCTTGATGGCCCTCGCGTCGGTGGTCCACTCCGTCCATGGGCAGTCGCCGATGCCATATGGCGGCGATGTCGCGATGCGGCCCGGGATCGGATTGACCAGCGACGACCAGGTTCCGGAGATTCCCGGCGAAGTTCTCAGCCAGTTGCCGCCCGGCTGCACCACAACTTGGAGCGGACGTCCTTCTTCGGCTCAACTGATGATGCCTCAAGTCGCACCGCAAGCTGCCGGCGGTGCCGCCCCTGCGGCGGTCGATCCTTATACTGCCGCCAGCAATTCCGCCGGTAGAGCGGTCCATATGATCCACGGAAGCTACCGCTACGATGCGGCAAGCGTTCCCGATAATTCGATCCGCGCCCAATTAGCCGCCGCCCATCGGATGGCTCAACTGGAAAAGGACGATCCGCTCGCCCCCGCCGATGATCCGCTCTCGCTGGGCGGAGACGACGACCCGCTGGGCGGTTTGGGCCCGCGTAACCGCCGCTCGCGTGGCGGTGGCGGCGACAAGGGAGCCGATGCTCCGAAGGCTAAAAAGACTCCCGATCCCCACGAGGCGTTGTGGGCTGAGGACTGCTATCCCTCGGCGGCGACCTGCGCCAAATGCCATCCCAAACACTACGAGGATTGGCGAGCCAGCAGCCACGCCTACGCTGGTATCTCGCCGATGTTCCAGGTCTTCGAACAGTTGATCAGCGAATTGTCGCAGGGCACCGTCGGCTACTTTTGTGTCCGCTGCCACATGCCCGTCGCGACGCAGATGAAAAGCATCGAACGCTCGACGACGATCCTCGACGCACCGGTCGTGATTCGCGAGGGGATCACCTGCATCGCCTGCCACCGCGTCAACGAGATGTACAACAAAGTCAACGGAGCTCGCCGGGTCGAACCGGGCGACATTCACGCCCCGGTTTATGGAAACGTTGGTGGTGCGGGCGTCAATCAAGCGATCGCGGAAAAAGACAAGCACAAACTGAAACTGAGTCCCGACGATAAGGGTCCCGGCCAAGCGATGCACCTGGAGGGACGCTTCTTCGAACCGCTCTCACGCAGCGAATTCTGTATGCCGTGCCACCAGGTGGCGGTCCATCCAGGGATCGCGTTAGAGGTTGTGTGGAACCAATACCGCAACTCGCCAGCCTGGAAGAACGGCGTCTCCTGTCAGGATTGTCATATGGGGCACACCCCTGGCAAAGCCTACGGTTACTCTTGCGAACCGATTGCCGAATTGGCGGGCAAGCCGTTTGGGCCACCGCGGAAATTCTCCAATCACAATTTTTGGGGCCCCAACTATTCGATCGCTCACCCCGGCGTCTTCCCTCACAATCCCAAAGCCGACCGTTGGTCGCCGCGGGAATGGTTGTCGTTCGATTGGCGAGCCGGTTGGGGAACCGAGGACTTTGAACGCAGCATCCGCGGCGTTCAAGGGATGCACTTCCCGCCCCCTTGGGACGATGCCGACGATCGCCGCGACGCGCGGAAGATCATCGATTCGAACTTGAAACGGGCTGTGGAGAAACGAGATTCCGGTATCGCGACGCTCTCCGCTGCGGTCAGGCTGGACGGGCCTCACTTGAAGTCTCAGCCGCGAGTCAACAAACCGTTGAATTTCAAGATCCATGTCCACAACGGCAGCGATGGTCACAACCTACCGACCGCGTCGTTGGGAGCCCAGCCGCAACAGTGGTTGAACGTCACGTTGATCGATCCGTTTGGAAGGATCGTCTGGGAGACCGGATACTTGGACAGCAACGGCGATCTGGCGGAACTGATGAGCGAGGATGTGGCTAACGGAAAGATCCGCCCGGACTACCAGTTGTTCAACTTGCAGACAAAGTTCTTGATCACCAACGTCAAAGGACCCGACCGCGAATTTCCGCTGCCGGTCAACGTCGACGTCGATCAGATCCCTTTCCTGCGTCCGGGGAACGTACCGTTTTCGGTCCTCAACCACCCGCCGTTCATTCGCATGGAAGCCCACTCGATTCCACCCGACGGTGTCAAAACCGCAAGCTACCGGATCCCTGCCGACGCGTTCCGTCAACCGGGAACCTACAGGATCTCGGCTCGCTTCCGCGCTCGCTTGGAACCGCCCTACTTCATGCGGCTTTGCAAATCGACGCCCGAAATGATCCGTCGGATGAATGAACAGATCATGGACATCGCTCCGCAAACGACGGAAATCTTCGTTCGCTAA
- the pheS gene encoding phenylalanine--tRNA ligase subunit alpha, with protein MALADFIRSLDDLESQAVAAFREATDNDGLEEVRIRFLGAKNGQLKSVQQQMSSVDGPDKKAAGMRLNAAKGNIQASFEQAVEQLSQRAQKSGPAPDPTLPGNPVRLGHVHPVTQTIEHLKEIMGRMGFEVVEGPEVEDPWHNFVALNIPEDHPARDPLDNFYLATAERNGSGKTYAEGDRLLRSQTSTVQIRVMENRQPPIRVISLGRVYRPDEADATHYPMFHQMEGLLIDRGVTMANLKTVLNMFATSYLGEEVKVRFRPSFFPFTEPSVEVDYWWNGSWIEFGGAGMVDPAVLTAVGYDPEEVTGFAFGLGVERLCMRRHAVTDIRDLFSGDIRFLSQF; from the coding sequence ATGGCACTCGCAGACTTCATTCGATCGCTAGACGATCTTGAATCCCAAGCGGTCGCGGCGTTTCGCGAAGCGACCGATAACGACGGACTCGAAGAGGTTCGAATCCGTTTTCTCGGTGCCAAAAACGGCCAGTTGAAATCGGTCCAGCAGCAGATGAGTTCGGTCGATGGACCGGACAAAAAGGCGGCTGGTATGCGACTCAACGCGGCCAAGGGGAACATCCAAGCATCGTTCGAACAAGCTGTCGAACAGCTTTCTCAGCGGGCCCAGAAATCGGGCCCCGCTCCCGACCCAACGCTCCCTGGCAATCCTGTTCGCTTGGGACACGTTCACCCCGTCACTCAGACGATCGAACATCTCAAAGAGATCATGGGGCGGATGGGGTTTGAAGTCGTCGAAGGTCCCGAAGTCGAGGACCCTTGGCACAACTTCGTCGCTCTGAACATTCCCGAGGATCACCCCGCTCGCGATCCGCTGGATAACTTCTACCTGGCCACTGCGGAACGCAACGGCAGCGGCAAGACGTACGCCGAAGGTGACCGGTTGCTGCGCAGCCAAACCAGCACGGTTCAGATTCGCGTGATGGAAAACCGCCAGCCGCCGATCCGCGTGATCTCGCTGGGCCGCGTCTACCGTCCCGACGAAGCCGACGCCACGCACTATCCGATGTTCCATCAAATGGAAGGTCTGTTGATCGATCGTGGCGTTACGATGGCCAACCTGAAGACCGTACTGAACATGTTCGCCACCAGCTATCTGGGCGAAGAGGTTAAGGTCCGCTTCCGGCCGTCGTTTTTCCCGTTCACCGAACCGAGCGTCGAAGTCGATTACTGGTGGAACGGCTCCTGGATCGAATTTGGCGGCGCCGGCATGGTCGACCCCGCCGTTCTCACCGCAGTCGGTTACGACCCCGAAGAGGTCACCGGATTTGCATTTGGCCTGGGCGTCGAACGCCTCTGCATGCGACGCCATGCGGTCACCGATATCCGCGATCTTTTCAGCGGCGACATTCGGTTCCTCAGCCAGTTCTGA
- a CDS encoding FAD-dependent oxidoreductase produces the protein MRIAALLLLTTFPVFASAAELFVEAESFQNHGGWKLDTQFIQEMGSPYLLAHGIGTPVDDATTEVTVAEAGTYHVFVRTKDWVARWNAPGTPGRFQLAIDGKKLATEFGTQGAEWAWQSGGTVDLPAGKTELRLIDQTGFDGRCDAIYLTTDKSNSPPNESKVLSKWRREQLGIADEPVERIGYDLVVVGGGYSGLGAAISGARMGCKVALIQDRGVLGGNGSSEVRVWAMGNIRRGRYPRIGEIIEEISDNATKSPGKKEEFVDELKEQVVRAEENIDLFLNHRAFAVETEGDRIVSVDAFDTRNGAVSRFKGMLFADCTGHAWIGAWAGADLEMTPEGRMGMSNMWAWDEQAEPAEFPETPWALPLKMADFPYPRDHHGQWFWESGFDKDPLGDAEGIRDWNLRAVYGAFNAMKNGDGAEKHRTAFLTWVAYIGGPRESRRLIGDVLLNEEDIVSKRDFPDGTVPSTWSIDLHYPKKQYAAKFPDNPFISIAVHGKGVDRMYGYPIPYRCFYSRNISNLFMAGRCASVTHEALGTVRVMKTCGMMGEVVGKAAAICVERQCLPRGVYTDYLDQLTEMLELPGKAYRKQVGGETIIPDDALPLAGPAGLFEGLDPAKMKGLVIDDEKAKVSGPWVKGQGLKGYVAYGYRYASPGSGATMTFEAAAPEAGSYDIRVLYGPHPNRGTTVPVSLEAGGETISRRVDMRGEPAAESKFATFADVSLEKGAKVRVTISSDGAGGNVHADAIQLIAK, from the coding sequence ATGCGAATCGCAGCCCTTTTACTTTTGACGACCTTCCCGGTCTTCGCGTCGGCGGCCGAACTGTTTGTCGAAGCGGAAAGCTTCCAAAACCATGGCGGCTGGAAACTGGACACTCAGTTCATCCAAGAAATGGGCTCTCCCTATCTGCTGGCTCACGGTATCGGCACGCCGGTCGACGATGCCACGACAGAGGTGACGGTTGCCGAAGCGGGCACCTACCACGTGTTTGTTCGCACCAAAGATTGGGTCGCCCGCTGGAATGCTCCCGGCACTCCGGGCCGCTTTCAATTGGCGATCGACGGGAAGAAACTGGCAACCGAGTTTGGCACCCAAGGCGCTGAGTGGGCTTGGCAATCGGGCGGCACCGTCGACTTGCCCGCCGGCAAAACCGAGCTGCGATTGATCGATCAGACCGGCTTCGATGGCCGCTGCGACGCGATCTACCTCACCACCGACAAATCCAACTCGCCACCCAATGAATCAAAGGTGCTGTCGAAGTGGCGACGCGAGCAGCTGGGAATTGCAGACGAACCGGTCGAGCGAATCGGATACGACTTGGTCGTTGTCGGCGGCGGATACTCGGGACTGGGAGCGGCGATTTCCGGAGCTCGGATGGGCTGCAAAGTCGCTCTGATCCAGGATCGCGGCGTCTTGGGCGGAAACGGTTCGAGCGAAGTCCGTGTCTGGGCGATGGGGAATATTCGCCGCGGTCGCTACCCACGGATCGGCGAGATCATCGAGGAGATCAGCGACAACGCAACCAAATCGCCTGGCAAGAAAGAGGAATTTGTCGACGAGCTGAAAGAACAGGTCGTCCGCGCTGAAGAGAACATCGATCTGTTTCTGAACCATCGCGCATTCGCTGTCGAAACCGAAGGGGACCGAATCGTGTCGGTCGATGCCTTTGATACCCGCAACGGTGCGGTCAGCCGATTCAAAGGAATGCTGTTCGCCGACTGCACCGGCCACGCTTGGATCGGTGCCTGGGCCGGCGCCGATCTCGAGATGACTCCCGAGGGGCGGATGGGGATGAGCAACATGTGGGCCTGGGACGAACAAGCCGAACCGGCGGAGTTCCCCGAAACTCCTTGGGCGCTGCCGCTGAAGATGGCCGACTTCCCCTACCCCCGCGACCACCATGGGCAATGGTTTTGGGAGAGCGGTTTCGATAAGGATCCGCTGGGAGATGCTGAGGGGATTCGCGACTGGAATCTCCGCGCCGTCTACGGTGCCTTTAACGCGATGAAGAATGGCGATGGAGCTGAAAAACACCGGACCGCTTTCCTGACCTGGGTCGCTTATATCGGCGGGCCGCGCGAGAGCCGTCGGCTGATCGGTGACGTGCTGCTGAACGAAGAGGACATCGTTTCGAAGCGAGATTTTCCCGACGGAACCGTTCCGAGTACCTGGTCGATCGATCTGCACTATCCGAAGAAACAATACGCCGCCAAGTTCCCCGACAACCCGTTCATCTCGATCGCCGTGCATGGCAAGGGAGTCGACCGGATGTACGGTTATCCGATTCCCTACCGCTGTTTCTATTCGCGAAATATCAGCAACCTGTTCATGGCGGGGCGTTGCGCTAGCGTGACGCATGAGGCGTTGGGAACGGTTCGCGTGATGAAGACGTGCGGGATGATGGGTGAAGTGGTTGGCAAGGCGGCTGCGATTTGTGTCGAACGCCAATGCTTGCCACGCGGCGTCTACACCGACTACTTGGACCAATTGACCGAGATGCTGGAACTGCCCGGCAAGGCCTACCGCAAGCAGGTCGGTGGCGAAACGATTATCCCCGACGACGCGCTGCCGCTGGCCGGCCCGGCGGGTCTCTTTGAGGGCCTCGATCCCGCAAAAATGAAGGGTCTCGTCATCGACGACGAAAAGGCGAAGGTCTCCGGCCCGTGGGTCAAAGGCCAGGGACTCAAGGGCTACGTCGCTTACGGTTACCGTTACGCATCGCCGGGCAGCGGCGCGACGATGACCTTCGAAGCGGCGGCTCCGGAAGCGGGCAGTTATGACATCCGCGTCCTTTACGGCCCGCATCCCAACCGCGGCACCACCGTCCCCGTTTCGCTGGAGGCAGGCGGCGAGACGATCTCGCGGCGCGTCGACATGCGAGGCGAACCGGCTGCTGAATCGAAGTTCGCAACGTTTGCAGACGTTTCGCTGGAAAAGGGAGCCAAGGTGCGGGTCACGATCAGCAGCGATGGAGCCGGCGGCAACGTGCACGCCGACGCGATTCAGTTGATCGCCAAGTGA
- the rpmI gene encoding 50S ribosomal protein L35, translated as MPKMKTHKGTKKRFRLSATGKAMHRKSGTSHLQARMSQKRKRNLRGTGAMDVCMEKTIHAALSGNSY; from the coding sequence ATGCCCAAAATGAAGACCCACAAAGGCACGAAGAAGCGTTTTCGTCTGTCGGCCACAGGCAAAGCGATGCACCGCAAGAGCGGCACCAGCCACTTGCAAGCTCGCATGTCGCAAAAGCGTAAGCGAAACTTGCGTGGTACCGGCGCGATGGACGTTTGCATGGAAAAGACAATCCACGCAGCCCTCAGCGGCAACAGCTACTAA
- the rplT gene encoding 50S ribosomal protein L20, which produces MRTTKGAARTQAKKRLFKRAKGFVGGRGTLLRSVKETLLRSGAYAYRDRRVKKRDFRRLWITRISAACQQREMRYSQFMYGLKKADIQLDRKQLSELAIHDPQAFDVIVEQAKAAIA; this is translated from the coding sequence ATGCGTACGACTAAAGGTGCAGCTCGCACCCAAGCTAAAAAACGTCTTTTCAAACGCGCCAAAGGTTTTGTCGGCGGACGCGGAACCCTGTTGCGCAGCGTCAAAGAGACTCTGCTGCGAAGTGGTGCTTACGCCTACCGCGATCGTCGCGTCAAGAAGCGTGACTTCCGTCGCTTGTGGATCACCCGTATCAGCGCCGCTTGTCAACAACGCGAGATGCGATACAGCCAGTTCATGTACGGCCTGAAGAAAGCCGACATCCAACTCGATCGTAAGCAATTGTCGGAACTGGCGATTCACGATCCTCAGGCCTTCGACGTGATCGTTGAACAGGCCAAAGCCGCGATCGCCTGA
- a CDS encoding diacylglycerol/lipid kinase family protein, translated as MNESPEVVLICTSPKAGSGQRRDLVPKLAHALTQRGLEVRSTSDIDQLAADAKSLTAAGRLKGVVAAGGDGTLSLVVSRLPAESPVMPLPLGTENLMARYLGHRPSAEDAADTIMRQRTVVMDAALADERLFLIMCSCGFDAEVVRRLHTTRSGHIWKLSYLAPVLRSMIGYHFPSLRLIDRQSDEQPVPARWAFVFNAPRYAVGLPIAAWADGTDGWLDSVTFDKGSVYRALHYLAHIFRRSHHTLDGTIINRSRRFTIEPTDPGAKIPYQLDGDFAGYLPVEIAVQPSRVTMLLPQHCPVEFKTDTGGHRTTNAQHSREPSARQLT; from the coding sequence ATGAACGAGTCGCCTGAAGTCGTATTGATCTGCACCAGCCCCAAAGCGGGTTCGGGGCAGCGTCGCGACCTGGTGCCCAAGCTGGCCCATGCGCTCACCCAGCGTGGGCTGGAGGTGCGAAGCACTTCGGACATCGACCAATTAGCGGCGGATGCGAAGTCGTTGACCGCCGCGGGGCGACTGAAGGGAGTGGTTGCCGCCGGGGGAGACGGAACGCTATCGCTTGTCGTATCGCGATTGCCAGCGGAATCGCCAGTGATGCCGCTGCCGCTGGGGACCGAAAATTTGATGGCTCGCTACCTGGGGCATCGCCCCAGTGCCGAAGATGCTGCCGACACGATCATGCGACAGCGGACGGTGGTGATGGATGCGGCGCTCGCCGACGAGCGGCTGTTCCTGATCATGTGCAGTTGTGGCTTTGACGCAGAGGTGGTTCGGCGATTGCACACAACGCGCAGCGGCCACATCTGGAAGCTCAGCTACCTCGCTCCCGTCCTGCGGTCGATGATCGGTTACCACTTCCCCTCACTACGCTTGATCGATCGCCAGAGCGACGAACAGCCAGTGCCGGCGCGATGGGCGTTCGTCTTTAATGCGCCCCGTTACGCCGTCGGACTTCCGATCGCAGCCTGGGCCGACGGGACCGACGGCTGGCTCGATTCGGTCACGTTCGACAAGGGATCGGTCTATCGGGCCCTGCACTATCTGGCGCATATCTTTCGGCGGTCGCATCACACACTCGACGGAACCATCATCAACCGCAGCCGGCGATTTACCATCGAACCGACCGATCCGGGAGCCAAGATCCCCTACCAGCTCGATGGCGACTTCGCCGGCTACCTGCCCGTCGAGATCGCAGTCCAGCCGTCGCGAGTCACGATGCTGTTGCCTCAACATTGCCCCGTCGAATTCAAGACCGACACCGGCGGCCACCGCACAACAAACGCCCAGCACAGCCGAGAACCATCAGCCCGGCAGCTAACGTAG
- the tnpA gene encoding IS200/IS605 family transposase: MASCSYILVSVNQSLGIFAMSQSLAQVWLHIVFSTKERRPFLQDDAVRDEMFRMLAYRVKEAKCFSASVGGHFDHVHLLVGLARTVTIANLVEHIKTETSQWAKTAKNCSSRFSWQAGYAAFSVSHSQRGVVDTYIRNQGQHHQRLGFKDEFRAICKRHEIEIDERYVWE, from the coding sequence TTGGCTTCGTGCTCCTACATCCTTGTGTCCGTGAATCAATCGTTAGGTATTTTCGCCATGTCGCAGTCGCTTGCTCAGGTCTGGCTCCACATCGTTTTCTCAACCAAAGAGCGTCGTCCGTTCCTGCAAGATGATGCGGTTCGCGACGAAATGTTCCGCATGTTGGCATATCGGGTGAAGGAGGCGAAGTGTTTCAGCGCATCGGTTGGGGGGCATTTCGATCATGTTCACCTGCTGGTTGGCCTGGCGAGAACCGTCACCATCGCAAACCTGGTCGAACACATCAAAACCGAAACCTCGCAATGGGCGAAGACAGCCAAAAACTGCTCGTCCCGATTCTCGTGGCAAGCTGGATATGCCGCGTTCTCGGTCAGTCATTCCCAGCGTGGAGTGGTCGATACGTACATTCGGAACCAGGGGCAACACCACCAACGGCTGGGATTCAAAGATGAGTTCAGAGCCATTTGCAAGCGACATGAAATTGAAATCGACGAGCGTTACGTGTGGGAGTAA
- the pheT gene encoding phenylalanine--tRNA ligase subunit beta, with amino-acid sequence MLVSWNWLRRYVDLPMTEPELSERLSMTGLNHEGTEVVDGETVIDLEVTSNRGDCLGHIGVAREISVLYELPLCKPQPEPAEGSGKASDSIRVTNVFSDACPRYTARVIRGVKVGPSPDWLVEALRAVGIGSVNNVVDITNFVLMECGQPLHAFDLAKLAGDEIVVRPARPEEEIEAIDHKTYTLDPEMCVIADRDRAVAVAGVMGGASTEVTESTTDLLIESAVFTPLSVRRTARKLKLHSPSSFRFERRVDPQGVDWASRRCCELILEIAGGTLEQGVADTEPQLPAPTNVCLRLAQVERVLGVKVPDDEIRKILTALGCDEQTADVDKIHTCPPSWRHDLTREIDLIEEIARIYGYEKIPDDSPIPVAASQKRPFDEAVSKIRDVLVGSGISEAMTPSVVPADVDELVSPWTDRQPLTTETALLKGAKTLRRSILPSLLDSRHANQAASGADAELFEVAHIYVPPAEVDGLPEEQYCVAGVSGQDFYQVKGIVETLLRRLGIAAVPDVRQVEVHGLDKAWSIELTIAGELIGYVGQLCPDVQKSLKLEKTTTCFELNLDAMLAAAHLVPQFRSVSPFPSVSRDLNLVVDEAIRWVDLAASVRAAVGPVLADLKYVETYRDPAKDGEGKKRILMSIDLQSPDSTLTNAQADAMRGDVVDRCNADHGAVLLG; translated from the coding sequence ATGCTTGTATCTTGGAATTGGCTTCGCCGTTACGTCGACCTTCCGATGACCGAACCCGAGCTCTCCGAACGCTTGAGCATGACGGGGCTGAATCACGAGGGGACCGAAGTCGTCGATGGCGAAACCGTCATCGATCTGGAAGTCACCAGCAACCGCGGCGATTGCCTGGGGCACATCGGTGTGGCTCGCGAGATCTCGGTGCTGTACGAACTGCCTCTCTGTAAGCCGCAACCCGAACCGGCGGAAGGTTCCGGCAAGGCAAGCGATTCGATTCGCGTCACCAACGTTTTTTCCGACGCCTGCCCGCGCTATACAGCTCGCGTGATCCGCGGCGTAAAAGTTGGCCCCAGCCCCGATTGGCTGGTCGAAGCGCTGCGTGCTGTCGGCATCGGCAGTGTCAACAACGTTGTCGATATCACCAATTTTGTCCTGATGGAATGCGGCCAACCGCTGCACGCGTTTGACCTCGCGAAGCTGGCTGGCGATGAGATCGTCGTCCGCCCGGCGAGGCCCGAGGAAGAGATCGAAGCGATCGATCACAAAACGTACACCTTGGATCCGGAGATGTGTGTGATCGCCGATCGCGATCGCGCCGTTGCGGTCGCCGGGGTGATGGGTGGCGCGTCGACCGAAGTCACCGAGTCGACGACCGACCTGTTGATCGAATCCGCCGTCTTTACTCCGCTCAGCGTCCGCCGGACCGCTCGCAAGTTGAAGCTGCACAGTCCGTCGTCGTTCCGTTTTGAGCGCCGCGTCGATCCGCAAGGCGTTGATTGGGCCAGTCGCCGTTGCTGCGAATTGATCCTCGAAATCGCTGGCGGAACCCTGGAACAGGGAGTTGCCGACACGGAACCTCAGCTGCCCGCACCGACCAACGTCTGTCTGCGTTTGGCGCAAGTCGAGCGTGTGCTGGGCGTCAAGGTTCCCGACGACGAGATCCGCAAGATCCTCACCGCGCTAGGCTGCGACGAGCAGACTGCGGATGTCGACAAGATCCACACCTGCCCGCCGTCGTGGCGACACGACCTGACGCGCGAGATCGATCTGATCGAAGAGATCGCGCGGATTTACGGCTACGAAAAAATCCCCGACGACAGCCCGATCCCGGTCGCCGCCAGCCAGAAGCGTCCGTTTGACGAAGCGGTCTCCAAGATCCGCGACGTCCTTGTCGGATCGGGAATCAGCGAAGCGATGACGCCTAGCGTCGTCCCAGCTGACGTCGATGAACTCGTCAGCCCCTGGACCGATCGCCAGCCGCTGACGACCGAAACGGCGCTTTTGAAAGGAGCCAAGACGCTCCGCCGCAGCATCCTGCCGAGCTTGCTGGACAGTCGCCACGCCAATCAAGCCGCGTCTGGTGCTGATGCGGAACTGTTCGAAGTCGCTCACATCTACGTTCCGCCAGCGGAAGTCGACGGCTTGCCCGAAGAACAGTACTGCGTCGCTGGCGTTTCGGGGCAGGACTTCTATCAAGTCAAAGGAATCGTCGAGACGCTGCTGCGACGACTGGGGATCGCCGCAGTTCCCGACGTTCGCCAAGTCGAAGTCCACGGACTCGATAAAGCTTGGTCAATCGAACTGACGATCGCAGGCGAATTGATCGGCTACGTCGGTCAGTTGTGCCCGGATGTCCAGAAGAGCTTGAAGCTTGAAAAAACAACGACCTGTTTCGAACTGAACCTCGACGCGATGCTCGCCGCGGCGCACCTGGTCCCTCAGTTCCGCAGCGTCAGCCCCTTCCCATCGGTCTCGCGCGACCTGAACCTTGTCGTCGACGAAGCGATCCGCTGGGTCGATCTGGCCGCCAGCGTCCGCGCGGCAGTCGGTCCTGTCTTGGCTGACCTCAAGTATGTCGAAACCTATCGCGACCCGGCAAAAGATGGCGAAGGGAAGAAGCGGATTCTGATGAGCATCGATCTGCAAAGCCCCGACAGCACGCTAACCAATGCTCAAGCCGACGCAATGCGAGGCGACGTCGTCGACCGCTGCAACGCCGACCACGGCGCAGTCCTGTTGGGCTAA
- a CDS encoding adenine phosphoribosyltransferase, whose translation MSDASIDLRDYIRDVPDFPKPGILFRDITPLLKCPIAMSAVIDRLAAPYLDQKIDVVAAAEARGFIFAAPLAIRLNASFVPIRKPGKLPFTSHSLTYDLEYGTDTVQMHVDGVEPSQRVLVLDDLLATGGTVDACCQLLEKCGAEIVGCAFVINLKALGGEQRLSKYPLHSLLTYE comes from the coding sequence ATGTCCGATGCTTCGATCGATCTCCGCGACTACATCCGCGACGTCCCCGACTTCCCCAAGCCTGGGATTTTGTTTCGCGACATCACGCCGCTGCTGAAATGCCCAATCGCAATGTCGGCGGTCATCGATCGCTTGGCCGCTCCCTATCTGGATCAGAAAATCGACGTCGTCGCAGCCGCCGAAGCGCGAGGTTTTATCTTCGCTGCACCGCTAGCAATCCGATTGAACGCTTCGTTTGTTCCGATTCGTAAACCTGGCAAGCTGCCGTTCACCTCGCACTCGTTGACCTACGATCTCGAATACGGGACCGACACGGTGCAGATGCATGTCGATGGGGTCGAACCATCGCAGCGAGTGCTGGTGCTGGACGATCTGTTGGCTACCGGAGGTACCGTCGACGCCTGCTGCCAATTGTTGGAGAAGTGCGGCGCGGAGATCGTAGGCTGCGCGTTTGTGATCAACCTCAAAGCCCTTGGCGGCGAGCAGCGGTTGAGCAAATACCCGCTGCATTCATTGCTGACTTACGAATAA